The following are encoded in a window of Microbacterium sp. LWO13-1.2 genomic DNA:
- a CDS encoding ABC transporter ATP-binding protein, whose translation MMRMLSIEAADVYYGRVHALRGLSFEVQEGEIVCLLGNNGAGKSTTMNMLSGLVRPKSGVVRWGELDLATAKPWDIVSAGLIHVPEGRRIFSTMSVHENLLLGGYTVREQKLVAQRVEQVYALMPRLAERRKQQGGTLSGGEQQMVAIGRAIVGGPKLLLLDEPSMGLAPLVVKQVMETIQAVNAEGTTVLLVEQNARAALKIADRAYVIETGQTTLSGPAAELAADARVIDAYLGG comes from the coding sequence CTGATGAGGATGCTGTCCATCGAAGCCGCCGACGTCTACTACGGCCGGGTGCACGCTCTGCGCGGGCTCAGCTTCGAGGTGCAGGAGGGCGAGATCGTCTGCCTGCTCGGCAACAACGGTGCCGGAAAATCCACCACGATGAACATGCTCTCCGGTCTGGTGCGTCCGAAGTCCGGCGTCGTGCGATGGGGTGAGCTGGATCTGGCGACCGCAAAGCCCTGGGACATCGTCTCCGCCGGGTTGATCCATGTGCCAGAGGGGCGGCGGATCTTCTCCACGATGAGCGTGCACGAGAACCTGCTGCTCGGCGGATACACCGTGCGCGAGCAGAAGCTCGTCGCGCAGCGCGTCGAGCAGGTGTACGCGCTGATGCCGCGTCTGGCAGAGCGACGCAAGCAGCAGGGCGGCACGCTGTCCGGCGGTGAGCAGCAGATGGTCGCCATCGGCCGTGCGATCGTCGGCGGACCGAAGCTGCTGCTGCTGGACGAGCCCTCCATGGGGCTGGCGCCGCTGGTGGTGAAGCAGGTCATGGAGACGATCCAGGCGGTCAACGCCGAAGGCACCACCGTTCTGCTCGTCGAACAGAACGCCCGTGCGGCGCTGAAGATCGCCGACCGCGCGTATGTCATCGAGACCGGGCAGACGACGCTGTCGGGGCCGGCGGCCGAACTCGCCGCCGATGCCAGGGTGATCGATGCCTATCTCGGCGGCTGA